A single Oncorhynchus clarkii lewisi isolate Uvic-CL-2024 unplaced genomic scaffold, UVic_Ocla_1.0 unplaced_contig_4447_pilon_pilon, whole genome shotgun sequence DNA region contains:
- the LOC139401986 gene encoding sphingosine 1-phosphate receptor 1-like, with the protein MEMEASRAAYAGAFPTESIGSLPTNTSPSLLQFFWDYQNNDVIVTHYNYTGKLQTDRYREGLKPEAIAFLVVCLLIVLENAVVLIAIWTNKKFHLPMYYLLGNLTLSDLLAGVTYMANIIMSGPNTLRLTPILWFLREGGVFITLAASVISLLAIAIERHVTMVTMKPYHGAKKGRLLALIGGSWALAGLLGVLPVLGWNCMGHLDHCSTVLPLYAKSYILCCVSVFSGVLLAIVVLYARVFRIVRTNTQRQRLGGAKGSLRKGLARKSQKYMALLKTVTIVLGVFIACWLPLFLLLGLDSFCPARRCRLLLKADYFLGVAMVNSLLNPIIYTLTSKDMRRAILKLLCRPCLMTKDGQVKRMGVPFLECSFSKTEVASKKLEGLETTISSGNIVTAQSPIKTLYPKLFKV; encoded by the exons ATGGAGATGGAAGCCTCCCGTGCTGCTTACGCTGGGGCCTTCCCCACTGAATCTATAGGCTCTCTACCCACCAACACCTCTCCAAGCCTGCTCCAATTCTTCTGGGATTACCAGAACAATGATGTCATTGTGACGCACTACAACTACACAGGCAAGCTCCAGACAGACCGGTATCGTGAAGGGTTAAAACCTGAAGCCATAGCCTTCCTGGTAGTGTGTCTTCTTATCGTCCTGGAGAATGCTGTGGTTCTAATAGCCATCTGGACCAATAAGAAGTTCCACCTGCCCATGTACTATCTCCTAG GTAACCTGACTCTGTCAGACCTCCTGGCCGGTGTCACCTACATGGCTAATATCATCATGTCTGGTCCTAATACACTGAGACTAACTCCAATACTCTGGTTTCTGAGGGAAGGAGGCGTCTTTATCACATTAGCCGCCTCCGTCATCAGCCTATTGGCCATCGCTATAGAACGCCACGTTACCATGGTGACAATGAAACCATACCACGGGGCAAAGAAGGGTCGGCTGCTGGCTCTGATCGGGGGGAGCTGGGCGTTAGCAGGGCTGCTGGGGGTGCTCCCCGTCCTGGGCTGGAACTGTATGGGTCATCTGGACCACTGTTCCACGGTTCTCCCGCTCTACGCCAAGTCTTACATCCTGTGCTGTGTGTCCGTGTTCAGCGGCGTGCTCCTCGCCATCGTCGTTCTCTACGCCCGCGTCTTCCGTATCGTGCGCACTAACACCCAGCGCCAACGCCTCGGAGGAGCAAAGGGAAGCCTTCGCAAAGGCCTCGCCAGAAAATCCCAGAAGTACATGGCGCTCCTCAAGACAGTCACTATTGTACTCGGCGTCTTCATCGCTTGTTGGTTGccgctcttcctcctcctcggcCTAGACTCATTCTGCCCTGCCCGCCGCTGCCGACTGCTCCTCAAGGCGGACTACTTCCTGGGCGTTGCCATGGTGAACTCGCTCCTCAACCCCATAATATACACCCTGACCAGCAAAGACATGCGTCGCGCTATTTTAAAACTGCTCTGCCGCCCGTGTCTCATGACCAAGGACGGGCAGGTGAAGAGGATGGGGGTGCCGTTCCTGGAGTGTAGCTTCAGTAAGACGGAGGTGGCATCGAAGAAGCTGGAAGGCCTGGAGACGACGATCTCCTCTGGGAACATCGTCACGGCTCAGTCACCCATAAAGACTCTCTACCCCAAGCTCTTCAAGGTTTAA